A genomic window from Labeo rohita strain BAU-BD-2019 chromosome 6, IGBB_LRoh.1.0, whole genome shotgun sequence includes:
- the map3k2 gene encoding mitogen-activated protein kinase kinase kinase 2: protein MDEQEALNSIMQDLVVLHRSSRPSVLSDLSKPKASSPKNQNDVRVKFEYRGEKRILQFPRPVSLEDLSAKAKVAFGQSMDLHYTNNELVIPLRTQDDLDKAVELLDRSVHMKSLKILLVLPSCTQNSVSKDLLPAHENLDNTDFSVADKKNMLALIGSQSTDRSSPPPGYIPDALQQVARNGSFTSINSEGEFIPESMDQMLDPLSMSSPENSASGSCPSLDSPLDSDTYPKSRMPRALSYPDNHQEFPEYDIPVFEKTGKGGTYPRRYPISFGLHDYSDGRKTFPRARRTQAHGFRSPVSFSPTEQQSPSTSSGSSIFTPELEEPGRRRRGSDIEPSSNPTLSVMDISPPSRSPRAPTNWRLGKLLGQGAFGRVFLCYDADTGRELAVKQVQFDPDSPETSKEVSALECEIQLLKNLFHERIVQYYGCLRDTHERTLSIFMEYMPGGSIKDQLKSYGALTENVTRKYTRQILEGVCYLHSNMIVHRDIKGANILRDSAGNVKLGDFGASRRLQTICLSGTGIKSVTGTPYWMSPEVISGEGYGRKADIWSIGCTVVEMLTQRPPWAEYEAMAAIFKIATQPTNPTLPPHVSDHCRDFLKRIFVETKQRPAAEDLLRHTFVH, encoded by the exons ATGG ATGAGCAGGAGGCCCTGAATTCCATCATGCAAGACCTGGTTGTGCTGCATCGATCCAGTCGACCATCTGTTCTGTCTGACCTGAGCAAACCCAAGGCATCCTCTCCCAAGAACCAG AATGATGTAAGGGTGAAGTTTGAGTACAGAGGAGAGAAGAG GATCCTGCAGTTTCCTCGACCTGTCAGTCTGGAAGATCTGAGCGCCAAAGCTAAAGTAGCTTTTGGGCAGAGCATGGACCTGCATTATACCAATAATGAG CTTGTGATTCCGTTGCGTACTCAGGATGATCTGGATAAAGCTGTAGAGCTGTTGGATCGCTCAGTACATATGAAGAGCCTAAAAATCTTGCTGGTTCTCCCCTCCTGTACTCAG AACTCTGTCTCCAAGGACCTGTTGCCAGCTCACGAGAATTTGGACAACACAGACTTCAGTGTTGCAGATAAAAAGAACATGCTGGCACTCATAG GTTCTCAGTCAACCGATCGTAGCTCTCCACCCCCAGGCTATATTCCTGATGCTCTGCAGCAGGTGGCCAGAAACGGGTCTTTCACAAGCATCAACAGTGAGGGCGAGTTCATACCAGAGAGCATGGACCAG ATGCTGGACCCTCTATCTATGAGCAGTCCTGAGAATTCAGCGTCAGGCAGCTGTCCTTCACTGGACAGTCCACTTGACAG TGATACCTATCCCAAATCCCGTATGCCTCGAGCCTTGAGCTACCCTGATAACCATCAAGAGTTTCCTG AATATGATATACCAGTGTTTGAAAAAACAGGGAAGGGAGGAACCTATCCTAGGCGATATCCCATCTCGTTTGGTCTGCACGACTACAGCGATG GGCGAAAGACCTTTCCCAGGGCGCGGCGGACACAGGCTCACGGTTTTCGTTCTCCAGTGAGTTTCAGTCCTACAGAGCAGCAGAGCCCCAGCACTAGCAGCGGAAGCAGCATCTTCACTCCAGAGCTAGAAGAACCAGGGCGCAGACGCCGTGGCAGCGACATAGAGCCCAGCTCTAACCCCACTCTCTCAGTCATGGACATCAGCCCTCCAAGCCGCT CCCCTCGGGCTCCCACAAACTGGCGTCTAGGGAAGCTTTTGGGGCAAGGAGCGTTCGGGCGAGTGTTTCTATGCTATGACGCAGACACCGGCAGAGAACTGGCTGTTAAACAGGTGCAGTTTGACCCGGATAGTCCAGAAACCAGCAAG GAGGTGAGTGCTCTGGAGTGTGAGATTCAACTGCTGAAAAATCTCTTCCATGAGCGCATTGTTCAGTACTATGGCTGCTTGCGGGACACACATGAAAGAACTCTTTCCATTTTTATGGAGTACATGCCTGGG GGCTCCATTAAAGACCAGCTGAAGTCTTATGGCGCTCTGACGGAGAACGTCACACGTAAATACACACGGCAGATACTAGAAGGCGTGTGCTACCTGCACAGTAACATGATCGTCCATAGAGATATCAAAG GTGCCAATATCCTTCGGGACTCTGCGGGTAATGTGAAGCTGGGTGACTTTGGAGCGAGTCGACGGCTCCAGACCATCTGCCTGTCCGGAACGGGCATTAAGTCAGTGACAGGTACACCTTACTGGATGAGCCCAGAGGTCATCAGCGGAGAGGGGTATGGCAGGAAAGCTGATATCTG GAGCATCGGCTGCACCGTGGTGGAGATGTTGACCCAGCGGCCGCCCTGGGCGGAGTACGAAGCAATGGCAGCCATTTTTAAAATCGCCACACAGCCCACCAACCCCACTCTGCCGCCTCACGTGTCGGACCACTGCCGCGATTTCCTTAAACGGATTTTTGTGGAGACTAAACAGCGTCCTGCTGCTGAGGACCTATTACGGCACACTTTCGTCCACTAG